One window from the genome of Gavia stellata isolate bGavSte3 chromosome 10, bGavSte3.hap2, whole genome shotgun sequence encodes:
- the SOAT1 gene encoding sterol O-acyltransferase 1, which translates to MKEVDSHFTEFVNSLVAKSALLDSSSSASLFPASCAEKELHKAKTLRAPPEHGKIFTARRSLLDELFEVSHIRTIYHMFIALLIVFILSTLLVDFIDEGRLVLGFDLLVFVFGKFPVVFCTWLCMFCATVTVPYNLFVWWAQGYCSSSHRVIRSLFYGMLFTLFQTAGLGFGPTYIALSYALPPASRFIVILEQVRLVMKAHSFVRENVPRVMSSVKDKSSTVPIPRISQYLYFLFAPTLIYRDNYPRNPVIRWGYVATKFAQVLGSLFYAYYIFVRLCIPQFRNSSQETFNLRGLVLCIFNSILPGVLILFLVFFAFLHCWLNAFAEMLRFADRMFYKDWWNSTSYANYYRTWNVVVHDWLYYYAYRDFLWFFGKKFKAAAMLSVFTVSAAVHEYVLSICFGYFYPVLFCLFMCFGMLFNFILNDRRKGPIWNVIMWTSLFLGQGVIICLYSQEWYARQYCPMENPTFLDYLKPRSWSCHMKL; encoded by the exons ATGAAGGAAGTGGACAGTCACTTCACAGAGTTTGTGAACAGTTTGGTGGCAAAATCGGCACTCCTGGATTCCTCATCTTCAgcctccctcttcccagctTCCTGTGCAGAGAAGGAACTGCACAAAGCCAA GACCTTGAGAGCTCCTCCAGAACATGGGAAGATCTTTACTGCCAGAAGGTCCCTCTTGGA TGAGCTGTTTGAAGTCAGTCACATCAGGACAATCTACCACATGTTCATCGCTCTTCTCATTGTCTTCATCCTCAGCACACTTTTAGTAGACTTCATTGATGAAGGAAG GCTGGTCCTAGGATTTGATCTCTTGGTCTTTGTTTTTGGAAAGTTCCCAGTCGTCTTCTGTACTTGGCTGTGCATGTTCTGTGCCACAGTTACTGTTCCATACAACCTTTTCGTCTGGTGGGCCCAAGGCTACTGCAGTTCCTCCCATCGTGTAATCCGCTCTCTTTTCTATGGGATGTTGTTCACGCTCTTCCAAACAGCTGGGCTTGGATTTGGACCAACCTATATTGCTCTATCATATGCCCTGCCTCCGGCTTCCCGTTTTATTGTAATACTGGAACAG GTTCGTCTTGTTATGAAGGCTCATTCATTTGTGCGGGAGAATGTACCCAGAGTCATGTCCTCTGTAAAGGACAAGTCCA GCACAGTACCTATTCCCAGAATTTCTCAATACCTGTACTTCCTCTTTGCCCCCACCCTCATCTACAGAGACAACTATCCCAG GAATCCTGTAATAAGATGGGGCTATGTAGCTACCAAGTTTGCACAG gTGCTTGGTTCACTTTTCTATGCCTACTACATTTTTGTGAGACTCTGCATTCCTCAGTTCCGCAACAGTAGTCAAGAAACCTTCAATCTTCGAGGGCTGGTCCTCTGCATCTTCAATTCCATTCTGCCAG GTGTACTGATACTCTTCCTGGTTTTCTTTGCATTCCTTCACTGTTGGCTTAATGCATTTGCTGAGATGCTGCGCTTTGCAGATAGGATGTTCTACAAG GACTGGTGGAACTCCACTTCCTATGCAAACTACTACCGGACCTGGAATGTGGTAGTACATGACTGGCTCTATTACTATGCCTACAGGGACTTCCTTTGG TTTTTTGGTAAGAAGTTCAAAGCAGCAGCTATGCTATCTGTCTTCACAGTATCAGCTGCTGTGCACGAATATGTTCTGAGCATCTGCTTTGGATACTTCTACCCAGTTCTCTTTTGCCTGTTCATGTGCTTTGGAA TGCTCTTCAACTTCATCCTTAATGACCGTCGGAAAGGGCCCATCTGGAACGTGATCATGTGGACATCCCTCTTTCTGGGCCAAGGTGTCATCATCTGCCTCTACAGCCAGGAGTGGTATGCCCGCCAGTACTGCCCTATGGAAAAT CCCACGTTCCTGGACTACTTAAAACCACGCTCCTGGTCGTGTCATATGAAGCTGTAA